Proteins co-encoded in one Aerococcaceae bacterium DSM 111021 genomic window:
- a CDS encoding fructose-1,6-bisphosphatase gives MNNKYYALLKEKFPTKESVLTEIINLDAIMQLPKGTEHFVSDLHGEYVAFNHVMRNGSGSIKEKVSNCFAGRNDVDIDDLSVLIYYPTGKITMEENRLNDKEITEWYQKQIHLLLEVTLFSSSKYTRSKVRKSLDTQYRYIIEELLFEANPDSNKRDYYNTIINKVIELGQAKQLIRSLCITIQHLVVDHLHVVGDIFDRGPAPDKIIDRLMAVPSIDIQWGNHDIIWMASMAGSLVSIMNVVRISARYNNLDIIEESYGINLRPLIEYADKYYEPIDKFKPKINDESEISDLEHTILNIIQQATSILQLKLEGQLYNRRPDFKMKNRDMLSAINPEEETIRIDGKDYSLTNFHAPTVTWDNPNELTEEEEVLLEKLKDSFQGSEKLRRHINFLLDNGGMYLVYNNNLLIHGGIPMHENGDFKSLRIDNKSYAGKELLDFFETHVFKGFSDRNKTGDFSTDLMWYLWCGDSSSLFGKGAMKTFERYYIENKETHKEPKNAYYQLRNNEINCLDILHEFGLDETAHIINGHTPVKAKDGESPIKGNGRLIVIDGGFSKAYHSQTGIAGYTLLSNSWGMQLVAHQPFDSIDDAVMNKKDIVSVKRLVDRVENRTKVKETTVGERLQKEITDLEELFKNYERY, from the coding sequence ATGAATAATAAGTATTATGCACTTTTAAAGGAGAAATTCCCAACTAAAGAAAGTGTTTTAACAGAAATTATTAATTTGGATGCTATTATGCAATTACCTAAAGGAACTGAACACTTTGTGAGTGACTTACACGGTGAGTATGTAGCGTTCAATCACGTTATGCGTAATGGTTCAGGAAGTATTAAAGAGAAAGTATCTAACTGTTTTGCAGGCCGTAATGATGTTGATATAGATGATTTAAGTGTATTGATATATTACCCTACTGGCAAGATAACAATGGAAGAAAATCGACTGAATGACAAAGAAATAACTGAATGGTATCAAAAACAAATTCATTTACTATTAGAAGTAACACTATTTTCAAGCTCAAAATACACCCGTTCAAAAGTGAGAAAGTCTTTAGACACTCAGTATCGCTATATAATTGAAGAGCTACTTTTCGAAGCAAATCCTGATTCTAATAAGAGAGATTATTATAATACAATTATTAATAAAGTTATTGAATTAGGGCAAGCAAAACAATTAATTCGCTCACTTTGTATTACGATTCAGCATTTAGTTGTTGATCATCTCCATGTCGTAGGTGATATTTTCGATAGAGGGCCTGCACCGGATAAGATTATCGATCGATTAATGGCTGTACCTAGTATTGATATTCAATGGGGAAATCATGACATTATTTGGATGGCCTCGATGGCAGGGTCACTCGTTTCAATTATGAATGTTGTTCGAATATCTGCGCGTTACAATAATTTAGATATTATTGAAGAGTCATATGGAATTAACCTTAGACCCCTCATTGAGTACGCGGATAAATACTATGAGCCTATCGATAAATTCAAACCAAAAATTAATGATGAGAGCGAAATATCTGACTTAGAACACACCATATTAAATATTATCCAGCAAGCGACAAGTATTTTACAACTCAAATTAGAAGGGCAGTTATACAATCGACGCCCTGATTTTAAGATGAAAAATCGTGATATGCTAAGTGCGATTAACCCTGAGGAAGAAACAATCAGAATTGATGGGAAGGATTATTCATTGACTAATTTTCATGCACCAACAGTCACTTGGGATAACCCAAATGAGCTCACTGAAGAGGAAGAAGTGTTACTTGAAAAGTTGAAAGACTCTTTTCAAGGTAGTGAAAAGTTAAGACGACACATTAACTTCTTATTGGACAACGGTGGAATGTATTTAGTTTACAATAATAATTTACTTATTCATGGTGGCATTCCAATGCATGAAAATGGAGATTTCAAATCCTTACGAATTGATAATAAATCTTATGCGGGCAAGGAACTCTTAGACTTTTTTGAAACACATGTTTTCAAAGGGTTCAGCGATAGAAATAAAACGGGTGATTTTTCGACAGATTTAATGTGGTATTTATGGTGTGGAGATTCATCTTCATTATTTGGAAAAGGTGCAATGAAAACTTTTGAGCGTTACTATATTGAAAATAAAGAAACACATAAAGAACCTAAAAATGCCTATTATCAATTAAGAAATAATGAAATAAATTGTTTGGATATTCTACATGAGTTTGGCCTTGATGAGACAGCACACATCATTAATGGCCATACACCAGTAAAAGCTAAAGATGGTGAGAGTCCAATTAAAGGTAATGGAAGATTGATTGTGATTGATGGAGGTTTTTCTAAAGCTTACCATTCTCAAACTGGGATTGCGGGTTATACGTTACTATCTAATAGTTGGGGAATGCAGTTAGTAGCGCATCAACCTTTTGACTCTATTGATGATGCGGTCATGAATAAAAAGGATATTGTTTCTGTAAAACGTTTAGTCGATCGAGTAGAAAATCGTACTAAAGTTAAAGAAACAACGGTTGGAGAAAGGCTCCAGAAAGAAATTACAGATTTAGAAGAGTTATTTAAAAATTATGAACGTTACTAA
- a CDS encoding valine--tRNA ligase, whose translation MSKKELSTKYQPQEVEAGKYEQWLEKGVFKPSEDPNAEPYSIVIPPPNVTGKLHLGHAWDVTLQDMIIRQKRMQGFDTLWLPGMDHAGIATQAKVEERLREQGVSRHDLGREKFLEKTWEWKEEYASHIREQWAKMGVSVDYSRERFTLDEGLNKAVNKVFVKLYEKDLIYRGEYIINWDPVAQTALSDIEVIHKDVQGAFYHVEYPVVGSDERVEIATTRPETMLGDTAIAVHPEDDRYQHLIGKTVMLPLMDREIPVVADEYVEREFGTGVVKITPAHDPNDFEVGNRHDLPRLNVMHKDGSINKNGGKYDGMDRFEARKAVVKDLEEQGYLVKIEEIVHSVGHSERSGAVVEPYLSTQWFVKMEPLAKQAIDKQSSETAVEFFPERFNSTFITWMENVHDWVISRQLWWGHQIPAWHHKETGEVYVGEEAPEDESNWERDPDVLDTWFSSALWPFSTMGWPEETPDLARYFPTNTLVTGYDILPFWVSRMIFQSLEFTGEKPFKNVLMHGLIRDSDGLKMSKSLGNGIDPMDVIEEHGVDALRWFLANGSAPGQDVRYIPEKVSAAWNFINKIWNASRYVLMNVGDMTIDEITIGDDMTLADHWILSRLQTVTETVTRLFDKFDFGEAGRVLYHFIWDDYCDWYIEMTKENLQDESTDNTTTKSILIYVLDQFLRLLHPIMPFVTEEIWQQIAPADESIVVSSYPVVQDKFMDKDSEEAMTKLIEIIRSVRQIRNEMNTPLSKAVDLYIKVSDDSTRKVLEENIAYIHRFCNPEKLEIGSEVTTPSEVVTQTLAFAQILMPLEGLIKIEDEIKRLEQEKAKLEKEVERLVKKLGNENFIKKAPEAVVKEEREKEADYNKQLAAVTERIEELNAL comes from the coding sequence ATGAGCAAGAAAGAATTATCTACAAAGTATCAACCGCAAGAAGTTGAAGCGGGTAAATATGAACAATGGCTAGAAAAAGGTGTATTTAAACCAAGTGAAGATCCTAATGCGGAACCATATTCAATCGTTATACCACCACCAAATGTCACAGGTAAACTCCATTTGGGACATGCATGGGATGTAACGTTACAAGATATGATCATACGTCAAAAACGTATGCAAGGATTCGATACATTATGGTTACCAGGGATGGACCATGCCGGAATCGCTACTCAAGCAAAAGTTGAGGAAAGATTACGTGAACAAGGTGTATCAAGACATGACTTAGGTCGTGAGAAATTCTTAGAGAAAACGTGGGAATGGAAAGAGGAGTATGCTTCTCATATTCGTGAACAATGGGCCAAAATGGGCGTTTCCGTAGACTATTCTCGTGAGCGTTTTACTTTAGATGAAGGTTTAAACAAAGCTGTAAATAAAGTATTCGTTAAATTATACGAAAAAGATTTAATTTATCGTGGTGAATATATTATTAACTGGGACCCAGTTGCCCAAACAGCGTTATCTGATATCGAAGTTATTCATAAAGACGTTCAAGGTGCATTTTACCACGTGGAATATCCAGTAGTAGGATCAGATGAAAGAGTAGAAATTGCAACAACACGACCAGAAACAATGTTAGGTGATACGGCGATTGCAGTTCACCCTGAAGATGACCGTTATCAACACTTAATTGGTAAAACAGTTATGTTACCACTTATGGACCGAGAAATTCCAGTTGTTGCCGATGAGTATGTTGAACGTGAATTTGGAACAGGGGTTGTAAAGATAACACCCGCTCATGATCCTAATGACTTTGAAGTGGGTAATCGTCATGACTTACCACGTTTAAACGTGATGCATAAAGATGGATCAATTAACAAAAATGGTGGTAAGTACGACGGAATGGACCGTTTTGAAGCACGTAAAGCAGTGGTTAAAGATTTAGAAGAACAAGGTTACTTAGTTAAAATCGAAGAAATCGTACATAGTGTTGGACACTCTGAGCGTAGTGGAGCGGTAGTAGAACCTTACCTATCAACTCAATGGTTCGTTAAGATGGAGCCGTTAGCTAAACAAGCGATTGATAAACAAAGCTCAGAAACAGCGGTAGAATTCTTCCCAGAAAGATTTAATTCAACATTCATCACTTGGATGGAAAATGTACATGATTGGGTTATTTCGCGTCAATTGTGGTGGGGACATCAAATTCCTGCTTGGCACCATAAAGAAACCGGTGAAGTATATGTTGGTGAGGAAGCGCCCGAGGATGAGTCCAATTGGGAACGTGATCCAGATGTGTTAGATACATGGTTCTCTTCTGCATTATGGCCATTTTCTACTATGGGTTGGCCGGAAGAAACACCAGATCTAGCTAGATATTTCCCTACAAATACCTTAGTAACTGGTTACGATATACTACCATTTTGGGTTAGCCGAATGATTTTCCAATCATTGGAGTTTACTGGAGAAAAGCCATTTAAAAATGTTTTGATGCATGGATTAATACGTGATTCTGACGGACTTAAGATGAGTAAGTCCCTAGGTAACGGAATTGATCCAATGGACGTTATTGAAGAACATGGAGTAGATGCATTACGTTGGTTCTTAGCTAATGGATCAGCACCTGGTCAAGATGTTCGTTATATTCCTGAAAAAGTATCTGCGGCATGGAATTTCATTAATAAGATTTGGAATGCGAGCCGTTATGTATTAATGAACGTTGGTGACATGACTATTGATGAAATTACCATTGGGGATGACATGACACTTGCAGACCATTGGATCTTATCTCGTTTACAGACAGTGACTGAGACAGTGACACGTTTATTCGATAAATTTGATTTTGGTGAAGCTGGAAGAGTATTATACCACTTTATCTGGGATGATTACTGTGACTGGTATATTGAGATGACGAAAGAAAACTTACAAGATGAGAGTACTGATAATACAACAACTAAGAGTATTTTAATCTATGTATTAGACCAATTCTTACGCTTATTACATCCAATTATGCCATTCGTAACGGAAGAGATTTGGCAACAAATAGCTCCAGCAGACGAATCAATTGTAGTTTCAAGCTATCCAGTTGTTCAAGATAAGTTCATGGATAAAGATAGTGAAGAAGCGATGACTAAACTGATTGAGATTATTCGTTCAGTTCGTCAAATTCGTAATGAAATGAATACGCCTCTTTCTAAAGCTGTTGATTTATATATTAAAGTAAGTGACGATTCAACTCGTAAAGTTTTAGAAGAGAATATTGCTTACATTCACAGGTTCTGTAATCCAGAAAAATTAGAGATTGGTAGCGAGGTAACTACGCCAAGCGAAGTTGTAACACAAACATTGGCATTTGCTCAAATCTTAATGCCGTTAGAAGGATTAATTAAAATCGAAGATGAAATTAAACGATTAGAGCAAGAAAAAGCTAAATTAGAAAAAGAAGTTGAACGTTTAGTTAAAAAATTAGGTAACGAAAACTTTATTAAAAAAGCGCCTGAAGCAGTTGTTAAAGAAGAACGCGAAAAGGAAGCTGATTATAACAAGCAATTAGCTGCAGTTACTGAAAGAATTGAAGAATTAAACGCTTTATAA
- the thiI gene encoding tRNA 4-thiouridine(8) synthase ThiI produces the protein MKEKQIKIHYGELSTKGKNRKMFQQKMAEQIRHKTKHIERIKILPNRDFMFVIWNEASYEDIIDVLKDIPGIARFEPVYPVAKNMDAIKKRALELFKELNIQDNESFKVVAKRSDKEFALDTYEIQREVGDVIGEAYQNLEVKMNKPTYKLTVSIHLKDEAYLSLLSYPGLQGMPYGSSGRGMLMLSGGFDSPIAGYLMMRRGMEIEAVHFSSPPYTSPQALEKAKKLTAKLAHFGMPIKFHNVPFAKIQEEIKAHIPDSESMTVMRRFMLRIMDQLIEQNNADAIINGESLGQVASQTVQSMRVINEVTTTPVLRPLIATDKNEIIALAERIDTYDVSNEPYEDCCTVFAPSAPHTKPKIEKIKDYETALDIEALVQDAIENTTIEKIDEGYIQNLQTDFADLL, from the coding sequence ATGAAAGAAAAACAAATCAAAATTCACTATGGTGAATTGTCAACTAAAGGAAAAAACCGAAAAATGTTTCAACAAAAAATGGCTGAGCAAATTCGCCATAAAACGAAACATATTGAACGTATTAAGATTTTACCTAATCGTGATTTTATGTTTGTTATTTGGAATGAGGCAAGCTATGAAGACATTATAGATGTATTAAAAGATATACCAGGTATTGCAAGATTTGAACCTGTCTATCCAGTTGCCAAAAATATGGATGCAATTAAAAAGCGTGCTTTAGAATTGTTTAAGGAATTGAATATTCAGGATAATGAATCATTTAAAGTTGTCGCAAAACGCTCTGATAAGGAATTCGCGTTGGATACTTATGAGATTCAACGTGAAGTAGGGGATGTCATTGGTGAAGCGTATCAAAATTTAGAAGTGAAGATGAATAAACCAACCTATAAACTAACAGTGAGTATTCACCTTAAAGACGAAGCTTATTTGAGTTTGTTATCTTATCCTGGACTTCAAGGAATGCCTTATGGTTCTAGTGGAAGAGGAATGCTAATGTTGTCAGGAGGATTTGATTCTCCAATTGCAGGGTATTTAATGATGCGTCGTGGAATGGAGATTGAAGCAGTTCACTTTAGCAGTCCGCCTTATACAAGCCCACAAGCATTAGAAAAGGCTAAAAAATTAACTGCAAAATTAGCGCATTTTGGAATGCCTATAAAATTCCATAATGTACCATTCGCTAAAATTCAAGAGGAGATTAAAGCGCACATTCCAGATAGCGAATCGATGACTGTAATGCGTCGTTTTATGTTAAGAATTATGGATCAACTTATTGAACAGAACAATGCGGATGCAATTATTAATGGAGAATCACTTGGACAAGTTGCATCACAAACAGTTCAAAGTATGCGTGTCATTAATGAGGTTACAACAACTCCGGTACTTAGACCATTGATTGCAACCGACAAAAATGAAATTATAGCTTTAGCAGAGCGAATCGATACGTATGATGTATCTAATGAACCATATGAAGATTGTTGTACAGTATTTGCACCAAGTGCACCACATACGAAGCCGAAAATTGAAAAAATCAAAGATTACGAAACAGCTTTAGATATCGAGGCATTAGTTCAAGATGCTATTGAAAATACAACGATTGAAAAAATAGATGAGGGTTATATTCAAAATCTACAAACTGACTTTGCTGACTTACTTTAG
- a CDS encoding redoxin domain-containing protein, translating into MQVTFKGDPIEVQGTQPSVGEKAPNATVTNSKGEKVELANIISGNVTILSVVPDVLTRTCELQTKNFAEKTADKGYKYITLGRNTVDEFNEWNKENDLEVDTFTDADGEFGKAYGLDIDLGGNTRTTRAVFVVDKDGVVQYKEIVSEVADEPDYDSALAAADKL; encoded by the coding sequence ATGCAAGTAACATTTAAAGGCGATCCAATCGAAGTTCAAGGTACTCAACCCTCAGTTGGTGAGAAAGCACCTAACGCAACAGTTACTAATAGCAAAGGCGAAAAAGTAGAATTAGCTAATATTATTAGTGGTAATGTAACGATTTTAAGTGTCGTACCGGATGTATTAACTCGTACATGTGAATTGCAAACTAAGAACTTTGCTGAAAAAACAGCAGATAAAGGCTATAAATATATTACTCTTGGTCGTAATACTGTTGATGAGTTCAATGAGTGGAACAAAGAGAACGACTTAGAAGTTGATACTTTTACTGACGCTGATGGAGAGTTTGGTAAAGCCTATGGCTTAGATATTGATTTAGGCGGAAACACTCGCACAACTCGTGCTGTATTCGTTGTCGATAAAGATGGAGTCGTTCAATATAAAGAAATCGTCAGTGAAGTAGCAGATGAGCCAGATTATGATTCTGCTTTAGCTGCTGCGGATAAATTATAA
- a CDS encoding NAD-dependent protein deacylase, whose product MKNIQKLQQQINESQRIVFFGGAGVSTESGIPDFRSAEGIFVQDTGYQYSPEEIISRSFFEQHPKVFFEFYFDKLIYPDAKPNSTHQFIADLESVGKEVNVITQNIDGLHQDAGSTKVHELHGTVRDNYCLNCHEHFTVEELERDSNGIPRCPYDSGIVRPNVVLYQEGLDEDVLNSAVKAIQKADMLIIGGTSLVVYPAAGLVNYFSGDNLVVINKTLIQANHQGVLTFEDTLSNVFNQLELDNV is encoded by the coding sequence ATGAAAAACATTCAAAAGTTACAACAACAAATTAATGAATCGCAACGCATCGTCTTCTTTGGGGGAGCAGGTGTATCAACAGAAAGTGGCATACCTGATTTCCGTTCAGCTGAAGGGATTTTTGTCCAAGATACAGGCTACCAGTATTCGCCTGAAGAAATTATTTCTCGCTCTTTTTTTGAACAACATCCAAAAGTATTTTTTGAATTTTATTTTGATAAACTCATATATCCTGATGCAAAACCAAATTCTACGCACCAATTTATTGCTGATCTTGAATCTGTTGGTAAAGAAGTGAATGTCATTACACAAAATATTGACGGTCTTCATCAAGATGCTGGGAGTACTAAAGTTCATGAATTACATGGTACAGTGCGTGATAATTATTGCTTAAATTGCCATGAGCATTTTACTGTTGAAGAACTTGAAAGAGATTCTAATGGGATTCCAAGATGTCCATATGATAGCGGTATTGTTCGACCGAATGTAGTTTTATATCAAGAAGGCTTAGATGAAGATGTACTTAATAGTGCGGTTAAAGCTATCCAGAAAGCTGATATGTTGATTATCGGGGGAACATCCCTTGTTGTATATCCAGCAGCTGGTTTAGTCAATTACTTTAGTGGTGATAATTTGGTCGTAATCAATAAAACGTTGATACAAGCAAACCACCAAGGAGTGCTAACGTTTGAAGACACATTATCAAACGTTTTTAATCAATTAGAGTTAGATAATGTTTGA
- a CDS encoding cysteine desulfurase — protein sequence MYYFDNSATTKPFSEILDVFQKVSLSYFGNPSSAHKLGEEAKALMTSARQQIADILCFQSNEIFFASSGTEVNNWVMQAILKAIKDIHPKRNKVLISSIEHPATMKQIPLLESMGYQVELINVDSNGQIELNHFEELLSDDVLLVSIMGVNNEVGAIQPIDGIASLLKKYPQVIWHMDGVQTVTTQIDLLREPRIDMITLSSHKFHSVRGVGILAQRKRVPTKPLLFGGGQETGRRSSTENLPGIVATSRALRKMDEIQSETKEKLGNYRLQLINEMKKLGWNVFSEATGSEHIVCGALTPVPGEVLLHALEAHNVFVSTTSACASRSHKEHATLKAMKIPDSISKSAIRISMANTTTDEEVEFLIKTLQQVTEQFKTYA from the coding sequence ATGTATTATTTCGATAATAGTGCAACAACAAAACCCTTTTCAGAAATACTTGATGTATTTCAAAAAGTATCATTAAGTTACTTTGGAAACCCTTCGAGTGCTCACAAATTAGGAGAAGAAGCCAAGGCTTTAATGACATCAGCTAGACAACAAATTGCTGACATATTGTGTTTTCAAAGTAATGAGATTTTCTTTGCTTCTAGCGGGACTGAAGTTAATAACTGGGTTATGCAAGCAATATTAAAAGCAATTAAAGATATTCATCCAAAAAGAAATAAAGTGTTAATCTCATCCATTGAACATCCAGCTACAATGAAACAAATCCCGTTGTTAGAATCAATGGGGTATCAAGTTGAATTGATAAACGTTGATTCAAATGGACAAATTGAGCTAAATCACTTTGAAGAATTACTCAGTGATGACGTTCTACTCGTATCTATTATGGGTGTTAACAATGAAGTCGGGGCTATTCAACCAATTGATGGAATTGCTTCATTATTAAAGAAATATCCTCAAGTCATCTGGCATATGGATGGCGTTCAAACTGTTACAACTCAAATTGACTTATTACGGGAACCAAGAATTGATATGATTACATTATCCAGTCACAAATTTCATTCGGTAAGAGGTGTTGGGATTTTAGCGCAACGCAAGCGAGTACCTACTAAACCCTTATTATTTGGTGGGGGACAAGAAACTGGTCGACGTAGTAGTACTGAGAACTTACCGGGAATCGTGGCAACAAGTCGTGCTCTACGAAAGATGGATGAAATTCAAAGCGAAACAAAAGAGAAATTGGGTAATTACAGACTTCAACTGATTAATGAAATGAAAAAACTTGGCTGGAATGTTTTTTCTGAGGCAACAGGTAGTGAACATATAGTATGTGGTGCGTTAACTCCAGTACCAGGTGAAGTATTGCTACATGCATTAGAAGCACACAATGTGTTTGTTTCCACAACGAGTGCTTGTGCTAGTCGTTCCCATAAAGAGCATGCAACGTTAAAAGCGATGAAAATACCCGATAGTATCAGTAAATCAGCTATCAGAATAAGTATGGCAAATACAACAACCGATGAAGAAGTTGAGTTTCTAATCAAGACACTACAACAAGTCACTGAACAATTTAAAACTTATGCTTAA